A single genomic interval of Nocardioides palaemonis harbors:
- a CDS encoding ABC transporter ATP-binding protein, whose product MSDTVIETRALRKEFRSRRGQLRVAVAGLDLSVPEGGVHGFLGPNGSGKTTTIRMLLGLAAATSGSMRLFGTEVPHQLPAVIDRVGAVVEMPKFLPNFTGRQNLELLARTRSIAPARIDAAVETVGLTGRDGDRYKSYSLGMKQRLAIAATLLKDPRLLILDEPTNGLDPSGIREIRETITALGEQGVTVLLSSHILAEVQQVCDGVTIIGNGRMLASGRVDDLLGGSAGHRVVVADPERAATVLERAGLSPTREGDALRVETDRAPEEITRVLAAEEIWVRELGPLRADLETVFLQLTEGEALGQAAAAEAGDDA is encoded by the coding sequence TTGTCCGACACCGTCATCGAGACGCGCGCGCTGCGCAAGGAGTTCCGGTCGCGCCGCGGCCAGCTCCGCGTGGCCGTCGCCGGGCTGGACCTCTCGGTCCCCGAGGGCGGGGTGCACGGCTTCCTCGGCCCCAACGGGTCCGGCAAGACGACGACCATCCGGATGCTCCTCGGCCTCGCCGCCGCCACGTCGGGCTCCATGCGCCTCTTCGGCACCGAGGTCCCCCACCAGCTCCCGGCGGTGATCGACAGGGTCGGCGCCGTCGTCGAGATGCCGAAGTTCCTGCCCAACTTCACCGGCCGGCAGAACCTCGAGCTGCTGGCCCGCACCCGCAGCATCGCCCCGGCGCGGATCGACGCGGCGGTCGAGACCGTCGGTCTGACCGGGCGCGACGGCGACCGCTACAAGTCGTACTCGCTCGGCATGAAGCAGCGGCTCGCGATCGCGGCAACCCTGCTCAAGGACCCCCGTCTGCTGATCCTGGACGAGCCGACCAACGGCCTCGACCCCTCTGGCATCCGTGAGATCCGCGAGACCATCACGGCGCTCGGCGAGCAGGGCGTGACGGTGCTGCTGAGCTCGCACATCCTCGCCGAGGTGCAGCAGGTGTGCGACGGCGTGACGATCATCGGCAACGGCCGGATGCTCGCCAGCGGCCGCGTCGACGACCTGCTCGGCGGCAGCGCCGGACACCGCGTCGTGGTCGCCGACCCGGAGCGCGCCGCGACCGTGCTCGAGCGCGCCGGCCTCAGCCCCACCCGCGAGGGCGACGCCCTGCGCGTCGAGACCGACCGGGCGCCCGAGGAGATCACCCGCGTCCTCGCCGCCGAGGAGATCTGGGTACGCGAGCTGGGCCCGCTGCGGGCCGACCTCGAGACCGTGTTCCTCCAGCTGACCGAGGGCGAGGCCCTCGGCCAGGCGGCCGCCGCAGAGGCCGGTGACGACGCATGA
- a CDS encoding CG0192-related protein, with product MGIVHRGASITPTKQELVEAWLPSRPWAGGRLIAEKVAEYRLDDPAGEVGVETIVWRTDDGVLLQVPLTYRSAPLPDAAEHLVTTMEHSVLGTRWVYDGCGDPVWADTLVRTVLTGGRQTPMFFEKDGERVDIPSRMEVRGSGDAADTPQIDRIEALRDEGATTVVDAGGHHVVLARVLGTPLGEGPHLAGAIGDDPEPHVLAVLRVGWPA from the coding sequence ATGGGAATCGTGCACCGCGGAGCGTCCATCACGCCGACCAAGCAGGAGCTCGTCGAGGCGTGGCTCCCGAGCCGACCGTGGGCGGGCGGGCGACTGATCGCGGAGAAGGTCGCGGAGTACCGACTCGACGACCCGGCCGGCGAGGTCGGCGTCGAGACCATCGTGTGGCGCACCGACGACGGTGTGCTGCTCCAGGTGCCGCTGACCTACCGGTCCGCCCCGCTGCCCGACGCCGCGGAGCACCTGGTCACCACCATGGAGCACTCGGTCCTCGGCACGCGGTGGGTCTACGACGGCTGCGGCGACCCGGTCTGGGCCGACACCCTCGTCCGGACGGTCCTCACCGGCGGGCGCCAGACGCCGATGTTCTTCGAGAAGGACGGCGAGCGCGTCGACATCCCGTCTCGGATGGAGGTGCGCGGCAGCGGCGACGCCGCCGACACCCCGCAGATCGACCGGATCGAGGCGCTGCGCGACGAGGGAGCGACGACCGTCGTCGACGCTGGCGGGCACCACGTCGTCCTCGCCCGCGTCCTCGGCACGCCGCTGGGCGAGGGCCCGCACCTGGCCGGCGCCATCGGCGACGATCCCGAGCCGCACGTGCTCGCCGTGCTGCGCGTGGGCTGGCCCGCCTAG